GCGTCGACGCGCGCCTGCTCTGGTTCCCGGACGAGAACCACTGGGTGCTGAAGCCGCGCAATTCGCGGCTCTGGTACCGCGAGTTCCTGGACTGGATCGAGCGGCACGAGGCCGCGCCGGCACGCCGCCCGGCGAAGAGAAAGACCGGCTGATCAGCCGTCGCGGTCGGCCGGCCCGCGCGAGCGCGCCGGGTTGCCGACCCACAGCTCGCCGGCCGGCACATCGCGGGTGACGACGCTGCCGGCGCCGATCAGGGCGCCCGCGCCGATCGTCACGCCGCCCAGGATGGTCGCATTGGCGCCGATCGAGGCGCCGCGCTCGATGCGGGTGCGCTGGAAGTTGTCCGGGTACTGCTTGGAGCGCGGGTACTTGTCATTGGTGAAGGCGACGTTGGGGCCGATGAAGACATCGTCCTCCACCGTCAGGCCGTCCCACAGCTGCACGCCGCTCTTGACCGTGACCCGGTCGCCCAGCCGCACATCGTTCTCGATCAGGCATTGGGCGTTGATATTGCAGTCGCGGCCGATGCGCGCGCCGGCCAGCACGACGCAGAACTGCCAGATCGTGGTGCCGGCGCCGATGTCGCGGCTCTGCACGTCGGCGCTGGGATGGATGTGGGTGTCGTCGCTCATGCCGGCAGCATAAGACAAGACGCCCCGGCGGACCGGGTCGGTCCAGCGGGGCGTCTCCTGGGGGCCGGTCGGCCCGTCAGATCAGCGGCGTGATCTTGCTCGCGTCGTCATCCTCCGGCCGCTTGCCGATCAGCAGGTGCGAGGCCTGCGGCGTCGCCGGCGGCTGGGTGCTGGCGCCACCGACCGGGGCGCCGCCCAGCAGGTTGCCGGTCGGGCCGGCCAGCACGTCGCCCAGGCTGAGCTCGACCTTGGTCGGCGCCACGCTGGTGTCCTTGGCGAACCAGACGTCGGTCATCGCATGGGTCTTGCCGTCCGCGGTCTTGTAGTCGGACACCAGGCCCAGCAGGTTGCCGTTGTCGACCTCCTTGCCGACCTGCGCACTGAGGTTCAGCTCGGTGACGCCCAGCTCGCCCAGGGTCTTCAGCTCGCCCGCGTCGGTCTTGCCGTCGTGGTTGGCGTCCACCCAGACCCTGAGGTCCCTGAAGTGCGCGTCCGCGTCGGTGATCTTGCCGTCGTGGTTGCTGTCCTGCTCGCGCAGCGCGGTGAAGCCGTCGGCGCGCTGATGGCCGCTGGCCAGCACCGTGCCGGAGCCGAACAGCTCGCGACCGTCGTTGATCTTGCCGTCGCCGTTGCGGTCCATCACCAGCAGGCCGTCATTGCCGCCCACCCAGCCCCAGCGGTTCACCGTGCCGTTGCCGTTCAGGTCGAAGTTGACGCCCTGGGCGGCGGAGCGGGTGCTGATGCCGTTGCCGTCCAGGTCCAGCACGATCGGCGAGGTGATCACATAGGCGTTGAACTGCTCGTCCGACAGCGACTGCACCTGATCCGAGGTGAAGGCGAAGGCCTGATCCATCGACATCGCGGTGATGTCCTGCGACTCCAGGCCGTCCAGTTGATCCGAGGTCAGGCTGCGGATCTGGTCGGTCGTCAGGCCGGCGATCTGGCTGGTGGTCAGCGCCTTGATGTCGTCCGAGCCGAGCTGGCGGAACTGGTCGGTGCTGAGCACCGAGATCGAGGCCGAGCTGAAGGACGCGACCTGCGCCGTGCCCAGGGCCGCGATCTCGTCGGTGGCCATCAGCACGATCTGGTCGGTGCGCAGGGCGCCGATCTGGGCGCTGCTCAGCGCGCCGATCTGGTCGCTGGTCAGGGCCGAGAACTGATCGGTGCTCAGGGCGCGCAGCGCGGCCGTCGACAGGGCGTGGATCTGGGCCGTGCCCATATTGTCGATGTCGGCCGCCTCGATGCCGGCGATCTGGGCCGAGCTCAGCGTGGCGACCTGGGCCGTGGTCAGCGCCGCGATCTGGTCGGAGTTCAGCGCCACCAGGTCTTCCGAGGCCAGGCCGCGGATCGCCGCGGTGCTCAGCGCCTGCAGCTCATCGGTCGCGAAGGTCTTGATCTGATCGCTGGTCAGCGCGCCGATCTGGGCCGAGCTGAAGCCGGCGATCTGGCCGCTGGTCAGGGCCTGCACATCCTCGGTCGCCCAGTTGGCGAGCTGGCTGGTGCCCAGGGCCTGCACCTGCAGCGCGGTCAGCGAGCCGACCTCGTCGGAGGTGAGGGCGTTCAGCTGCGCGCTGGACAGGCCGCGCACCGCGAACAGGCTCAGCGCACGCAGGTCGTCGGTCTGCAGCGCCGCCATCATGTCGGTGCTGATGCCGGCCACCTGCACCGAGGTGAAGCGCGCGAACTGGTCGGTGGTCATCGCGTTGAGGTCGTCCGAACCCATCGCGGCGATCTGGGCCGAGGTGATCGCGCTGACCTGCTGACCGGTCAGCAGGCTGATCTGCTCGGA
This genomic stretch from Roseateles sp. DAIF2 harbors:
- a CDS encoding acyltransferase; translation: MSDDTHIHPSADVQSRDIGAGTTIWQFCVVLAGARIGRDCNINAQCLIENDVRLGDRVTVKSGVQLWDGLTVEDDVFIGPNVAFTNDKYPRSKQYPDNFQRTRIERGASIGANATILGGVTIGAGALIGAGSVVTRDVPAGELWVGNPARSRGPADRDG